GGCGATACGATCAGAACGGGAAAACAAAAGGGCAAGCTTATTCACAACAATTGGCCATCGACAAGGCCGTAACATATGGCTCGCCAATTATTTATGATTTAGCTTCTCGATCACCTCACTTCGTCTATACGGATGCAAACGGGTTGATGCATGAGGTATGGTTTGAAGATGCACGCAGTATATGGAGCAAATATCGACTCGTAGCGGAGTATGGAATTGCTGGTATGGGAGGATGGCAGCTCGGTTTACCATTTCCACAAGCAGAAACCTTGCTAAAGGACCGTTTTCATATTCAAAAGCCATAATTGAAAAGCAAAAGACCTTTACTATATGATTGTTTACATATAGTAAAGGTGATAATTTTTAAACATTCATCCTATTTACCAACATAGCCAAGTCTTGCTGAAATTTGTTTTCCAATTTCAATCATTTGCGGCTTCAGTTGTTCAAGCCTCTCATCTGTCATTCGAATCGTTGGTCCTGATACGCTTACCGCTGCAATAACTTTACCTAAATGGTCAAATATGGGGACCGCAATGCAACGAATCCCATATTCGTTTTCTTCGAGATCAAGCGCATACCCTTTTTCTTTCACTCGGATGAGTTCTTTCAAAAACTCATCCTTATTTGTAATCGTATGTTTCGTGTGCATTGGCAATCCTTTTCGATCTAAAATGTCAAGGACGATATTGGATGGCAAATGAGCGAGGATGGCTTTTCCAACTGACGTACAATGCATTGGTGCACGCTTCCCAACTTTTGAATG
This genomic interval from Bacillus alveayuensis contains the following:
- a CDS encoding DNA-binding IclR family transcriptional regulator (product_source=COG1414; cath_funfam=1.10.10.10,3.30.450.40; cog=COG1414; pfam=PF01614,PF09339; smart=SM00346; superfamily=46785,55781), producing MMERENMVKSVSRALDIIHLVSLKKGGLGVTEIANQIDINKSSVYRILSTLVQYGYIEQDRETGRYKLGYTFLEISSKLLESIDLRTEAKPFLKKLENETNEVIHLVVYDQGEVVYIEKLDGNETLRMHSKVGKRAPMHCTSVGKAILAHLPSNIVLDILDRKGLPMHTKHTITNKDEFLKELIRVKEKGYALDLEENEYGIRCIAVPIFDHLGKVIAAVSVSGPTIRMTDERLEQLKPQMIEIGKQISARLGYVGK